The Solanum lycopersicum chromosome 8, SLM_r2.1 DNA segment ttcaaagaaaaatcttatcatatttacaccaaatcaatataatttttattattatattattaataaagaaaaatatatattaattaattataattaaataaaataaattataaatttaaatatatatttggagTAAACACCATTGATTACTTCTCATCGCGTGTGCCGACCATTTCCCTTATTTGATTTGCTACAACTGACTCTCATAAAAGCAGCTTTTCACActtctaaaaggaaaaaaaaaactcattcttcatttaaaacattacaAAAATCTCTCTATAATAACATAACCAGTTAACAATTCACGTTTTCATAGCAAGAacctaaatcttcttctattttttcgtaatttttactaattttgagTTATGAAGAAATTGCTAGTAAGAGTTTTACTTCATCggagaagaaaaggaagaatttTCAGCAGAGCGATTTCAAACCTCTGTAAATTGGGACATTTTCTAAAACAGAGTACAAATAGACTCTGTTTTGGGAGACCCAATGCGGGTTACATCCGGGTCGGGCAAGAACCAATTGCTTCGAAGCAGGTGAGTGTACCGAAGGGGCATTTGGCTGTGTACGTGGGTGAGAAGAAAGATGACACGTGTAGAGTAATGGTGCCTGTGATTTACTTTAATCATCCTCTGTTTGCTGAATTGTTGAAGGAAGCAGAGATGGTTTATGGGTATAATCATTCGGGTGGGATCCAAATACCGTGTCGGGTATCCGAATTTGAGAACGTTAAATCAAGAATCGCCGCCATGGGTGGTGGTGGAAACAGCCGTGGAGAGCGGAGCTGGAAGGGCAAGTAGTGATTTAGTTTATGTTTACATGCTCTGAAACTTGAAAGGAATTATTTgtacaattttttgtttttaactttttagcCCAATTCTCAAATGCTTCTAGTTTTTCGGATTAAGTTAATAGTCAAAATCACATCTGAATTATCACGCTCTTGTAGTGAATTTCACGTTTTAATTAAGTcccattatttttttcttttaatcaaaACACATTTAGTTGAGTTGGTCTACATACTTATAGAGAGTGAAATACAATAGAGTTAACTTTGATATTGAATTAATCTACACATATTTATAATTGCGTGGAACAATATTTGATTGAAATATTCTAGGGAAATCTCCTCTCATAAATAGTAATTTGATAGCAACCAATGCTACCATACACAATTCTCTTTCCTTATTTTGTAATGATTCTTAAAAGCTTTTTCgctgatatatatattttaaaatacatagATTGGTGAACACTTTTAAGCAAATTCATTGGTTGATCAGGCCCACTTTTGAGTGGCAGAGTTGCAAGGTTACTTAATTCTGTTTGGCTTACTTTGAAATCTTCCATGTTATTGGTCAGCATTGACTTTGTATTGGGATTTGAGCTAATTGAACAGGCAATAGTGTGCATATTAAAATTCGTTTACATGTTTAATTCAAACTCGATACTAATGGCATAATTGACCAAAATCATCGTGACGTGTCACCTTCATCTGTATCGTCGTTATAAATTATTATCCAAAGTATTTATGTTTAATCATAACTTGGATTCAGGCCATCTCGAACCCATCACATGGGCTTTATCATGGATAGATTATTAGCCTACATTATACACAATATGTTGTTCCTTGTGATTAAGCTTATGAACTTGATTCTGCTACACTTAATTGTAATAAGGATAAAAAGTTATGATATGATTGTAAGGgtacaattttaattattctttttagttAAGTCTATCAAGTAGACGTCATATCGGATCATGACTTCAATCTGACCTATTTTGATTCATCACCCGAGCCTTGTCATCTATGTTATCCAATATTAACacttatatatttgattttgaaggTGAAAATGGCAATGTGATATAGTGCTAAGGACATCTGCATCTGAACCTAATTTCtttaacaacaattaaaaatgcaaaaaaaggGGGGAATATATTCATTTAGATTGCAACTTCTcagtattgtaatttataacaAACTATGAGCTATGTTTGTTAAATATAAacgataataaaataattactattatttaaatGATGTGTTGAGTTAAATATCGAATTTGTAGATCGCTGCACGACGGTGACAAGATAAGGTGCCAAATTTCATGCAGCAGACTCCCCACTGTGTATTGTTGTTTTGTGTGCTCCGGCAATTTGTCGTAATGAAGTTGCTTCACACAGGATATCAATTAATGTGTTTTCTGTAAGActaattaatcatataatagTCCTTCTAggtttttgataaattaaattgaaacaaCGGGATAAAGAATCACAATTTAGTGAACAAATACGGCACAAAATGTAACTTTTTAAGTGCAAGATTAAATGCTTATCGTGGGTTCGACACTCATATCAATGACATAACACGCTGTCACCTCATAGAGCTGcagatattaaaattttgtaagaTTCTATAAGACGTATTCAATACAAATTGGGACTTCAGAAGGTGTCTAATTAGAGTTCTTGAAGGTTACTCAATCCTAAATCCTAGTTTATATCTATATAAACGGtactaaaattcttaaaatgCATCTCAAACGGCCCTCTAATCAGGATAAATCTTAGGAGAATAGAAACTTTATTTataattgtaatttattttttgtcactttaaattttatgaCAAACGCGAACAATAataccatttttaaaaaaataataataaaaaagggcaactttcacatatagcaaacaaaaaattcatatttgtatgctataacaaactttgcataattgcgctccatagcaaacataaaatcgtataatttgctatacatatacaattgtataattcgctggcctaaatcgtataattcgctggcctatttcgctgcaattgtataatttgttttgcatacagttgaatcgaattaaaatgtctgtatattgcataattataagtgtatagcaagaagatatatgtttttctcgttttatacaaaaacagaaacacaatatatacacttctgttgtataaagctagagaaaattgtatttcactgcaattgtataattcgttagcctttttctctgcaatacttgaagtaaaatgtttgtaaattgtataattaagtgtataacacgaagatatacatttttgcatgtgtatatacaattttctctcgctttatacaaaacagaaacataattatacacttctgtgtataaagcgagagaggcgagcgagatttttgggagagagacgctggcaaattttagctaatgtttgctatggagcacaattaaatcaaaccctagctattccatttaatttaggttattagtttgctattatatataattttcccaaaaaaacatgtatcttcaaatttttatcCACTCTTTATCTATAGATATTTAAATTGTACTAGTAACATTTAACCAGTGTACTATATTCACAACAAAAGGTTAGGCAAAAATGGTGACACAACATTCACTTGCAATAAGTGTACCTCTTTAGATGTCCTATTTGTTGGCTTTTTATGCAATTATTAGTTGGATGTGTAAAGTCTCACGTTTCATTTTCCTAAGGTAGTTActatatattttcattcatcaTCAATTCAGTTACTGCCAATCTATTTCATATTTGTGTCCAAAAGGGTTTGTTCCATTTTGATCTCATCGCACACCAAAGcacaatttctttttctttttctttattttaaacttttattttataaatttcaaataaaggaaaaaaaattaaaaacatgatgAAGCACCTGCTAAATATGTGTGAACAAGGTTATTTAcacaattatttttctaaaaaaaaattatttatatgatgttatacTCGCAATGGTAAGGGATaatctcttggggaaaaaatgtatcattttgccctaaaatgaataatatcacattatgtttataatatttttaatgtgaCAATTGATATCAAAAGTCAGAACTAATGATTCGATGTGATGAAAGGAAATGATAGAGTGATGAGTAGGGCCTAACTTAGAGCAATTACTCGTCTACAAACTATTTTGCTATATTTACCCTAAAACTTTAAAGATATTCACTCAAACACGCGCAAAAAAAAAAGGGACTAAGATTCGAATAGGGTATACTATTTTTGTCGATGTTAGTGAAACATAGTTCATCTCCAAATAGCCTACAAATGACGATGAATTATGTGAAACTTCGTTTGATATGAagcttttgaaagaaaatttgtaCGAACTCGATCCAAAAAGCACATGCTACAAATAATGTTTTCTTGGGTtgtttttgtccaaaaaataaaatgaaataaacatattatcttaatttttcttGTAGATTGGTGGCCATGTGGTGACCAATTTGTAATTCTCCCATCTATGATCAATCTTGATTGGGAGGTTCAAATCTTTTATGGTCCAAACTCCAGCATTCCATGTGTATTACCaacccaataattatttttggtacatttttatgccttttttttttcttataacaataaattaattatacagatgctcaatttttaaaatttatatacaaatattttggTTGGCAAAAATTTCGAGCAACTGCATACATTCTTCTGGATCCTATGTATCTTCCCCATTAATGCTATTATTGAACAAGATTTTGTCACTTGAAAATTGCATTAATTTGTTCAATACAAttcttaattttatgaatatatatgtaataatgccttcattaaaaaaaaaaaaagtctagcACCATTATTTGAAAAGTCAACAATGGTTTTAAATATAACATTACGAAATACTTTGAACAGTGAAAATGGTAATttgcaattttttctttttttaaaaaaatcaccgTTGAAATCAAATAcacttagatttttttattaagattattttGGGATCGATTTTTATGTTATGACGTATGATTTAATAACAACATTTTCTATAGTTGCAGTAGAAATTCAAATATACAGAcattatccaaaaaaatattttaaaaaaagtatggTAGATTGACCTTCTTTTTTCCAACAATATATCGTGATTCGGTTATTAGAGTGTGCAAGATCCATATAAACAACTTATGATGGATCATAGATCAAATGTTATTTTTCAGTATTGTTACAAGGGAATGggtcaaaaatattcttaaagtaTGTGTAAGGAACAAAAATATTCTCAATTTATAGTTTGgacaaaaaaaatgttcttaccgttaatattttgattcaaaaatgTCCTTgcaatcaatattttaatttagaaataccCCTATAGTAACTAAATGGGTCAAAAGTTTATATGTTGACCATGTATTGACGGAACGAACATTTTTTAACCAAACTACATATCTATGTGTTGACAGGGGCGGACCCACATGGTGTCTGCCGGGTGCTCGAACACCCATTAACTTCGTTacgaaatatattttgataggtatttgtataaaattaacctAGAGCACCCAATGAATAAATCATATAGTTGGCCCAATGCTTCtagaatgggtacttaagacttttttaatgttattgtacCAAGGTTCGAATCTCATtgttaacacatattttttacaGTTTCACTTCAGAGCACCCACAACCTTAAAATTCTAGATCCGCCGCTATGTGTTGACCCTATAAATTTCGAACATCGAGTTTTATGCCTCTTAAGTTTGAATAGTTTTTTACTCATTTGGTAGATACTTTCTTGTAATGTTATTTACATCAAATCAATACAATTTATTGCAATTGAATGATTTGatatagtaaaatatatattaatcaattgTGATTAAGTAAATAGTATTGTATTTTAAGATATTACAcatattacattaattaatttgacataaaaatCCGCAGAATAACCTTAGGTTAACAGTGGCTCAATGCACACTCTTCATTGAAAAATTATGAGATATCAAaaggtttaatattaatattatgagtCAATATGTTTAACGCACTACTCATATACCAtcaattttttcatacatattttgttaaatttctaaatacgtcactaatcataaataaattgcGGAGATAGCTACCCCGTTTGAGTCCTTTATTTAAACGTAACGTTTTAGTGGTTTCTCCACATTTTTGGAGGAAAACAAAAGGATTTCTTTTCTTAGTTGCGCATCGTTTACTcgaattaatttttcttttaaaggaAACTTAGTGGTTATTGCTGCAAAAGCCATATAAAGTCAAAcccttttaaaaaaactattcaaagtattgaattataattttattttagggaaaataattaattagttccaatatttttattgttaatgcCCTTACGTGGCGGGAGTTTATGTATAAACGAATCCCACTaacattctttatttttcaaaataagtggGCTAAATAAAATTGCTACTTTCACGGAGATctcatttataaaattaagaaaaataacataaaaaatgttggaaaacattaatatttttttgtaaacaaCCAAATTAAACacctttaaaaataaactaagtaaggttgaaaaaaaataattgactttaaaaaatgtttcaagttaatacttaaaaaataattatcgagAAATTACCTTATCATTAACATTTGAGTTTCAAatgtgtaaagaaaaaaaagtatttttttccgAAAAGATGCAATTTGAggatacatttttatatttaggaGTTGTGAGATTTTTGATAATactcatttttcatcatttaaatcAGCTATCATTAATTATAATCATTTCGTATATTCAAATGAcgatatattaaaattatcattttatttgttatttctttaaGAATATGACAAGTCAATACTGAATAAGCAAAAATAAACGAAGAATATATAACCTAACAAGTTCttcttgaattgttttttttttttaaaaaaaaaatctttgtcCAAAGGGGCCCTTAATTACTGGCCCCTCAAACCTCATACAGCCGCGAAGCATCACAACGACTAATCAGCTGACCACTCTTCTTCTCTGtctctctttttatttctctCCATAAATATATCTCAAATTCCAACAATTCTCATCGTGTGTGCCGACCATTTCTTCCTCCCATACACTCCATCTCTCAAATATATATAAGCAGAGTGATACATTTGTTCCTCCATATTTGACTTGTCACAGCTCTCTTAAATCAAGAACCAAATCCCCCTTCAAAAGGTGGCATTTACCACTTCTTGAAGTACTCTGTTACTAACCCATTGTCAAAAAAGgtgtttcttttttctcttttcaacaTTTTAAGCTATGAAGAAAAACAGAGGTTTTAGAATCGGGCGGAGATTGGTGAGAGTTTTCAGCTGGTTGATTCACCGGAGAAGAAATGGAAACAAGCGGCTGAGTTGTGCAAGCAGAGCAATTTCAAAGCTCTGTAAATTGGGGGTTTTGCTGAAACAGAGAGCTAAAGGACTCTGTTTTGGGAAACCCAATTCGGGTTACGTTCGGGTCGGGCAAGAACCGATTGATCTGAAGCAGGTGAGTGTACCAAAGGGACACTTGGCTGTATACGTGGGTGAGAAGGAGGATGACACGTGTAGAATTGTGGTGCCTGTGATATACTTTAATCATCCTCTGTTTGCTGAATTGTTGAGGGAGGCAGAGATGGTTTATGAGTATAATTATCCGGGTCGGATCCAAATACCATGTCGGATATCCGAATTTGAGAACGTTAAATCAAGAATCGCCGCCACGGGCGGTGGTGGTGGAGAGCTGAGGTGGAGACAGAGTTACCGATGAGTTGTGGCTGAGTCAGCATTGGAGAAAATTGTAATGTGCAAATAGCATAACCCTCCTTCACAGGCCCTGTGTTGGGGAGGTTTAGTTTatgttagtttttttatattttttttaaaaaaaagacggATCGATGCATTAAACTTTTGATACGTTTCGCAAAATGTCAAATGTTGTGGGTGTGAAGGATTtctttgtacaatttttttgttaaccTTCTAGATCAATTCTCAAATAAATGtagatttttttgtaaatatttagaTGTTCTTTGAATCTATTCTAGTTATATTCTCTTAAAATATCACAAAGCAATATGATTTACAAATAAAAGTTTTGGATAAGCCATCGTAAATTGCATCTTCacaaatgtttattttatcGAGATCTCTCTCAAAGATATAATATCTAGATCGTAGGTGAAATATTTCACATCGTGATTCGTACACAATAAATTAACTAAGAAAACCTCTCTAGAATCACATCAAATTGATTAATCAATAAAGAGACATGTACTTAATGAATGATCCCAGCGAGTGTTTAGGGTTTGGTTAATTAGGACTGAAAAGAGTCTCtttaatgttctttttttttctttatcagaGGGGTACCACTTTGCTATCATTGTGAGTGAATTTTCTGTGTTAATAGTTTTCGTACCACAAAAAACTACATGAAGAGATCgaacaattaaaaaagtatatattatatCACATGTGCGTAGGGAAGGGATTAATATGGCCATCCACTTCTAAGGGAATAAATTATAAGAATCTTCCTTCAAATAAATGAATATCAGACCATATCCCTACGAATCAGATATTCATTTAGGAGTTGAGAATATTTAATTAGAGTAGTTAGTTGATGCTTTTCCATGTTTAAAACTATAGACAATTCCCACATTTGATGttgattttaattattcttGGAGGCCACCAAACTAATGTGTGTGTGTTCCAAATTGTTATATGTAATACCAAAATCAACCACAAGTACATATGGTGATGTGCATCTGATGGCTTAAACACtgaatttattgatataaaagatCGAACCGTACCATTAACACGCCTAGCGTTCATACACCACTTACTCtgtcaaaaacaataaataggTATAGCATATATATATCACATGACAGGGAAGTTCTCTTATAATGAATGGTCCAAGAAAAAGAAATCAGCTTCATTAGAAGAATTGTCAAGttgaatttcataaatttgattttttgattgTTTAAAGTAGATAGCTAAAAAAAAtcctttaaaatttttttttcccACACTACTTAAAATTAGATTTGAACTAAATCAATTAACGATGTTCACGATGACCATAACATTATAATATGACTACCATTAAAGACTATTGTGCAGTGGTTGGTGTACATACATAATACGTTACTCGAAAGGAAGAGCATATAGGGACCCAAATTATTATCTAGGCAATTCTTGTTCAGTGTACATCAAGCGCTAAAGCCTCTGTTTGCAGTGGTATACTCCTCTAAACTATGTCCATTGCAAGCAGCCATAAAAGCATCCTCCATAGCATCGCTTGAGATACCATTGTTGCAAATGTTTGCAAATGCTCTCATGTGTTTCATGCCATATTGCGTTAGCGATCCGCAATGTGCCTCGAAAAGGCGAACCTAGTGAAGAAAAAACAGTATCAGCTCATGTTATGCACGTCATAACTTTTGACAACCATTTACTAAACAGTAAAAACGCAGGTTCGTGGATTACAGTTGATTTTAGGCATTCCCAATCATCCACAAGAGGTAGACCTGGTTTTCGGACACAGCTGAGAACAGAACCACCCTTTATTGGACCAAAAAGAAAGACACCAACTGCATCTATGCTACCATCAAGATGTTGCCTATGCAGCATTGTCTCAGTTATCTCTTTTCGAAGCTTGGCCTTTTCGAGTGAATTGTCTTCCAGCTTCTTATACTGTATAGACCAAGAAACATGTACAAAGACCAAATCAAAATGATATAACACCAAGCAGAACTATAAACGGGTGCTAATGTATCTCTAAATTGGGGCGGGGGACTCTAAACTCAAAAAATATCCCATAGGTGAATCCGTAACTTCCAAATTCCAATTCAAGCGCTAGTTCAATAAAAAGTATTGGCTACATCTTATAATCTGGATGTACATAAAAGGATCAGGGAATAACTGAGCTACCATAAAAAAGAATGCTTCCACTTCAAGAACGGTCATCGgataaaacaaaacataaatgtaAAAACTATAGTCGCTAGACAAACGTTGTACCACCTCATATGACCAACCAAACATTTCAACGATGAATTTTAATTCCTCTCCTACTCAAATGTGTAGTGAAATTACTCAATTACTATACATAGATATTCAAAACTTACTCTTTCCCATAAGAAGAGAAGATCAGCATCCCTCTGGTTGACAACCTCCAATCGTGCAAAATCAATCTTGTTCGCCGGAAGATTCACGGTGGCAGGGTCAAATCCTTGGTACAAATAAACTTTCTCAGGCTTGATTTCTTTGCTTCCATATTCCATAACATGAGATCCAGCATTATAGTtgtttgagttggaagttctTTCCTTCACCTACAAGACAATATAGCATTCACATCCAACGATCATGACGACTCAGAAACTATGTTGCCCAGACTCTTCAATAATACCACCAGATGCGTCTCGTATCCTccaaaaatagtgcatttttggaggatctgaAACGGGTGAGACACACATTTGAAAAGTTCGAGCAACATAGCTCACAAGAATGTATTAGATGCCAAATAGAAGTCTTGGTTCATTCACCTTCTCATACTGCTGTTTTATTGTTTCCTTCTTCAGGTTATGAGACTCGCTGAAAACAAGTTAAACATTGACTAATCATCAGCAAATTggttttataattataaattccCAAATAATACTACTCACCAATAGAGCaatcatttacttttacattaccTGTCCTCCATCCATGCAACACTATACAAGTCCCCCAAACATGTGATATATTCTGATGGAGGTGGAGGATCCATTCCTGGGCAATACGTTCCCCAACTACTTTCTTCAGCGTTTGAGGCTGTCGTCACATAAATGTTCAAGTTTTCAGGCATTAAACCCTCGAAGACACTACCACTCTCACAAGCTTCAATATACAGGACCTGCATAAAGCACAACATACTAAATAATTCTGATAGGAAATGGAACTATCAAgttcatatatatgtaaaataatattgcAGTTTTTACCATCTCTTTGTACGTCCTAGCTgcgtatttttttttcaagaccTCAATTAAATCTTTGCCATAAAGGTAAGGCATGTTGGGCATCCCTGAAACAAAGATAAACCAAAATGTGTTCCGATTGATTGTTAATAGCTGCagttcaaatataatttttctttgtcAAATAGTATAAATCAGATACAAGCGGTGGGATTACGAACTCACCAAGCACCCCTGGACCACCATGATCGGAGTAATACAAAAATATCCTGTCATTCGGTCCACTATTGACGACCTTCCCACTTCCACCTTTCACGGCACTTTTATCACCAAGTAGTACAGCATACAAGTTTGCTGCAGTGACGTGCTCACCGGTATAGTCCTACCATAATCATCTTATCAAATGTGAGACTACTGATGgctaaaagaaagaaatgaataaCGTACCCTTCCAAATTAATCAATTCCGCGAAATAATGCAGAAGTACAAGAACCAAgcttcatatttttctaaaatagtTCAGCAACTATCTTGTGTTTCCACATTTCAATTTGTTCAATTCCGCGAAATAATGCAGAAGTACAAGAACCAAgcttcatatttttctaaaatagtTCAGCAACTATCTTGTGTTTCCACATTTCAATTTGTTCCTATCACGTACCAAGATAAGCTTCGTAATCTGATCAGCTTTGATTAAGAAACTCAAAACATAGATTAAGTACATACTAACCAATTTGATTTCGTAAGAGTCTAAAAAGAGTCTGAATTCACCAACTAGACTGGTACCGATTAAAGAATCTCATTACTGTATCATATAGGGAAGAAAAAAACGAGTTCCCCGATGGTTCGTGGATTCATACTCCCAAATAAAAGTTTCATAACTACATTTAAAGATGGTGTGCCTCTATTTTCTAATTTGAGGTTCAACATCTTACTaaaaaaactagaggcacaccATCTTTAAATGGAGAAATGAAATGTTATGACTAACCACATATGCTACGACATGACAGAAGATCTTACATTTGAAAGCTGTCAAACTACATTCAGGAGTTTGGTTAAAATTAAGAGTGTGTACACAATGCACAAAAGGAAACAAcaataagatataaaatttgGTTATTACCTTGGGCACACCGGCGTAGACATCACTACCATTTGGATGATTGATTATGACTCCAGGTCTTGGATTCAACTCGCTCTTGGCGATGTCATCGTACATGAATACTACTATGTTCTCATCATTCAATCCTcctcttttcaagatttggtaAGCATGACATACATCTGCCTGCATTCACCCCATTTAACTTCAAACCACTTAGCAGAATGTATAAATCGAAAGAATAGCTAAATCCCTCAACTTGTTTAGTAATGGCATCAGCAAATCTCTATCTAACCAAATACATGTACCAATTCCTAACTTGCACTAAACAAGTGGAGTTtgctatatgtatcatcaattCAGCTAAAATATAAGCCCTTCAACATGCACTACAAACAAGAAAACTGTGAATTACAGGGATTACTATGAAAATATCCCTGGAAAATCCTCACATAATTCACACTGTTTTTATATAATGATGCgtacaaatagacacttaacaCTATCATAAAGCTAAacatcaaaaataccaaaatagtGTCCAGAAAGTTAATCCAAACTAGAGCAGATACaacaaattcattattttgtaaatactaATGCCAATTTTCTTACAATCACAATAGTGATAACACACTTACAGAATGAAAATTGCCACACTTTAGGTCTCAAAATTAgtactaatttttttctagtgtAGAATCTGCATGTTCATGGTCATTTATTACCTGATGCCGATAATTTCCATACCCATTTGAACCAGCCACAAGAACCGCCCACCGCACGCCGCCACCGCCTTCCTCcgtttcatcatcatcatcacgaTCTACCGGCGACCGTATCAAGGGGTCCCAGAAGCGGTGGGGCCTACCTAACCTTCTACTATCAATTTTTGGCTCAATAGAAATAGCCCCCACCATAACTAACAACATCAAGGTTACACATACTGTAAAATTACAAGACCCCATcatcaaaacaattaaaaaaaacactcaaattttgattgaaatgaAGGTGAAGAAACAGAGGAGCTGAGAATTAGTGAAGTGTTGGGTTTTTGTTATGTATGTGGCGGTGGTGTGTATACATGCAAAAGCAGAGAGTGCCACCTATCATCTCATGTGGGACCAATAGTACCAGGTGTTACAAATAGTCCTTTTACGAGTACCATTACCAATCACCTCTATCATCACGATCATTATTGATAATCGAGTATCATTATCAATCACCTCTATCATCACAATCATTATTGATAATCGAGTACCATTACCAATCACCTCTACACCATTGTCGTCAATCCTCCACCCATACAATTAGCAATGTCATGACCAACTATCATCGAAGATCTCCTtgacaaaatatgaaaaacttaggcctaaaatatattgtataaattttattctttctgtttcataaaaaataacttaatttaacttgatataaagttaaaaaaaacttttaatccTAATTATTGCGATGTTGATATAAAAATTTGTACAACACAACATTGATACGATGAAATCATAAAACTGATACctctaaaattttaatttagtagTCAAAGTGGTTCTAACAACTTCTAAGATTTGGTATGAA contains these protein-coding regions:
- the VPE4 gene encoding vacuolar processing enzyme VPE4 precursor (The RefSeq protein has 2 substitutions compared to this genomic sequence): MMGSCNFTVCVTLMLLVMVGAISIEPKIDSRRLGRPHRFWDPLIRSPVDRDDDDETEEGGGGVRWAVLVAGSNGYGNYRHQADVCHAYQILKRGGLNDENIVVFMYDDIAKSELNPRPGVIINHPNGSDVYAGVPKDYTGEHVTAANLYAVLLGDKSAVKGGSGKVVNSGPNDRIFLYYSDHGGPGVLGMPNMPYLYGKDLIEVLKKKYAARTYKEMVLYIEACESGSVFEGLMPENLNIYVMTASNAEESSWGTYCPGMDPPPPSEYITCLGDLYSVAWMEDSESHNLKKETIKQQYEKVKERTSNSNNYNAGSHVMEYGSKEIKPEKVYLYQGFDPATVNLPANKIDFARLEVVNQRDADLLFLWERYKKLEDNSLEKAKLRKEITETMLHRQHLDGSIDAVGVFLFGPIKGGSVLSSVRKPGLPLVDDWECLKSTVRLFEAHCGSLTQYGMKHMRAFANICNNGISSDAMEDAFMAACNGHSLEEYTTANRGFSA
- the LOC101246270 gene encoding auxin-responsive protein SAUR36; amino-acid sequence: MKKNRGFRIGRRLVRVFSWLIHRRRNGNKRLSCASRAISKLCKLGVLLKQRAKGLCFGKPNSGYVRVGQEPIDLKQVSVPKGHLAVYVGEKEDDTCRIVVPVIYFNHPLFAELLREAEMVYEYNYPGRIQIPCRISEFENVKSRIAATGGGGGELRWRQSYR